AGCGGCAGCTTCGGCGGTTTGGGAATATTGGTGGGCGTTGATAAAGAGGAATTTCTTACAGTGGTGCGGGTGTACGATAATACGCCCGCTGCCGAAGAAGGTGTGCGGGTCGGTGATATCATTGTGGGTATTGATGGCCGGGACGTGCAGGGGCTTGATTTGGAGACTGCCATTACTTTGATGCGCGGTCCGGTAGACAGTAAAATTAAGGTAAGCGTGGCGCGGGAAGGCCATCCGGAGCCAATTGAGTTTGACATTACTCGCCGGGAAATCAGTGTGCCCAGCGTGGAGGGGCGAATGCTGACCAATTCGAGTATCGGCTATGTGACTGTAAGCCAGTTTAATGAAAAAACACCGGATGAAATGCTGCAGGTGCTGGCGAATTTACGGGATCACGGCATGCGGGGTATTGTCCTGGATTTGCGTGACAATCCGGGCGGGGAACTAATAGCGGCCACTCAAGTAGCCGATAATTTTATTCCCAAAGGTCCGATAGTATATATAGATTACCGGACAGGCACCGAAGATGTTAAGGACGCGGACGACAACTATTTGCGTCTGCCTCTGGCCGTACTGGTCAACGGGGGCAGTGCCAGTGCCGCCGAAATATTGGCCGGTGCTGTAAAAGATACCGAAGTCGGCGTTTTGGTGGGTACTCGCACCTTCGGTAAGGGCATTGTGCAAACGGTTTTCACCCTGGATAATGATGCCGGCTTGAAACTAACCACTGCCCACTACCTGACCCCTAAAAAGAAGGACATTCATAAAAAAGGCATTGCACCCGATGTAGTCGTGGAAAATCTGCCCGACCAACCCGGCGATGAACAGCTTGATAAAGCCGTCGAGCTTGTGAAGCGGAAGCTGTAATCGATGCAGCCGCTGCCGGGAGCTTAAGTTGGAAAGTTAAGTTGGAAAGGCTGTTGCTTTTAACGGGTATCATGCTTAGTTCTTTGTTGGTTTGAGGTGAGTTGGTTGTTCCCTTTTAGCGATATTTTCCCCATGATTATAGTTAATATGGAGATTATGCTGCGCGAGCCCATATTTTGGATTGTGGTGGTGCTGATCGGGCTGCAGTACCGGCGTATGAATGACTTGCGGGAAAGCTTGTACGGCATGCCGCTTAAGTCTAATTGGACCGAGGTGGGTACCGCCATATTGTTTGGGCTGCTGGGCGGTATATTGGGCAGTATGCTGATGGTGTTTATCGGGGTAACTCTCACCGGTTCGGGACTTATGTATATCTGGCCGCTGGCTATATTCCTCATGTTGATAAACGCGCGGTTTATTTGCTTTGCTTACGCGGGGGGGATACTGGCCCTTTCCCGGCTGTTGTTCGGCTTTCCTCAAGTGAACGTTTCCCAGGTGCTGGCCCTGGTGGCGGTGCTGCACATGGTAGAAAGTTTGCTGATCTTTTTCAGCGGGCATCTCGGTGCGGTGCCTGCTTTTTTCCGGGGCCGGGACGGGCGGGTGGTGGGGGGCTTTACCTTGCAAAAATTCTGGCCTATTCCCATAACGGCCCTGGCTTTCATGGCGGGTATTGATGTTCCGCCGGGCAGTGTGGACATGCCCGAGTGGTGGCCGCTGATTCGCCCCGGAGCGGCAGACGTTGATGATATAGTGTATACATTGATTCCCGTAGCGGCGGCACTGGGTTACGGCGATATGGCCATTGCCCGCAGCCCGCGGCAAAAAGGCCGGATATCCGCAGGTTATTTGGCATTATATAGTCTGTTGCTGCTCCTTTTGGCGGTGCTTTCAGACCGCTCCTGGCTGTTGGGAGTGGCGGCCGCTTTGTTTTCTCCCCTGGGACATGAACTGGTGATTTATATCGGGCGCAGGCTGGAGATGCAGGATGAGCCGGTGCATGTACCCCACCCTGATGGGCTGGCTTTGCTGGATGTGATACCCGAGTCGCCGGCCTGGCGGGCCGGGATGCGTCCGGGTGACCTGCTGGTGGCTGTTAACGGGGCGCCGGTACACAGCCGGGCGGACCTGGCAGCCATGTTGTATATAGTGAATCCGCCTCTGCAAGTGGATTATGTCAACCGTAAAGGGCAGCGCTGCCGGCGGGAATTAGTGCCTTATCATAATAAAACCAATCCGCTGGGTATCCTGCCCGTGCCTGAGGGTAATGAGCAGGCGGCGCTAATGGATTTAAGCACTGCCGGCCCGCTGGGCCGCTGGTTCACCGGCTTCTGGCGGCGGCCGGGCAAGTAAACTCGTTCAGTTAAAGCTGAACATCGGGGCCTCGGATGGGAATTCCGCCCCACCTGAAGTAAAAATAGGAGCTCCCACTTATAGAAGAGGAGTCTTGGAATTTTATAAATGTAAAAAATATCGGCTGTTTCTGGTAATGTATGTGCGCACGTTGCAAGTTAAAGCCATACAGGTTATAGCTTGGCGATTCGGGGCCGGGCTGCTGAACATGTTTACAGATTAAACTGTTTTTGGGAACTTGCCGGAGCCGCAAATTATGCGTTGACACGCCTGTTGACGTAGGGATATAATCAAACAAAGGGAACCAGGGAGGTTGCCAATGCGAGCAGCGGAAAACGACCACGGAGGTTCGACGCTATAAGCGTATAACCGAGGTGGTTTTTGGTCTTTTACGGGGAGGTGAAAACTGCATGTGTGAAGCAAATGCATATCTGCGTAAGGACGGTAAAGATGAAATATTTATGGAGATGGTGGATAAAGTAATTCCGGAAGCAGACGGGCTGGTGCTGGAGGATATTTTCGGCCGCCGCAAGCAAATCAAAGCCAGAATAGCCGAACTGGCTCTGGTAGACCACCGCATTATTTTGGAAAAGGGTCAGGCTTAAATTCCCCAATTAGCCGCGGCACCCGGATAAGATAGTACTTGAAGTTAAGCAATGTTTCCTTGGACTATCCTGAAAAAGCCGGCGGGTTCTCTTCTTCCGCTGCTTTCGGCTGTCGTTGCGAGCGCAAGCGAAGCAATCCGCATAAGCGGCATGGATGTCTGTGACGGGATGCTTTAATGGAACAGGCATAGCATGTGCAATAGCATTACAAAGCCCGTTGTCGGATAACAAATACATCCGGCGGCGGGCTCTCTGTTTGTTGCAGCCGAAAATCCGGGTGGCGTTTTGCCGCTGCATCCCCGGCATGGCTTCAATATTTATCAAATTTCAAGACCCGCTTCCTATAAACGGGAGTTGATATCTTTATTTCAGGCGGGGTAGAATCCCCGTCCAAGGGCTCGATGTTCAGCTTGGGCCGAACGAGTTAGCTCATTTCCAATCGTATTCCTTTGACCGCTAGCGTGTGGCATAAGTAAAATTTGACACTGGAATATTGAATTCCTTTGCGTGCCAATCGCGGGGATATTATCATAAATGATTTTGCCAATGTTCTTTTAGCTCACTGTGGAAGGATTTTGCATCCTTAAAAAGAAGATATAAAAAATCAGGTTGATGTTAATATAACGGTGTTAGGCAGAAAACCGGGTGTACTTTAAAGAGAATCGGAGCTGTGCGAATGTTAAAGCCAATGCGCTTTGTAACCGGCAACCGGCAAAAAATAATGGAATATGAACAGCTGCTGGCTCCGCACCGGTTTATACCTGTTCGTCTAAATGTGCGGGAACCGCAGGGGGACAACCAGCGGGAGGTGGTGCGCGGCAAGGTGCTGTTAGCCTTTGCTGAAAAAAGGGCCTGCTTATTTGTGGACCACACCGGGCTGAGTGTTGAATCTCTGAACGATTTGCCCGGCGGCATGACCCGGGAGATATGGGGGCAGCTGGGTATGTCCGGTTTCCTGCGGCTGATGCAGTGTGAAACGAGCCGGCGGGCCACGGTGCGCACCATTGTCGGTTATTGCAACGGTCGGCGCATCTATATTTTCGAGGCCGACATGCAGGGTGTCATAGCCACTGAGCCCGATGGCCCAACGGAAACCTGGGAATGTTTATTTATCCCCGATGGGTGTGCCACGTCGCTGGCGGCTATGTCGCTGGCAGAGAAATTGCAAATATCGGCCCGGGGCCGGGCGGCCCAAAAATTCAAGGAATTTTTATCCCGTCAGGCGGTGAGGGCATGGTAAGCTATGATAAGCTGGTGGACGAGCTGGCCCAGGATATCCGGGAAAAGAAAATCATTCCCTTTGTAGGGGCCGGTCTTTCCCGCAACCTGGGATTGCCGGAGTGGGAAGTATTAATGGCCAGGGTAGCCGAGGACCTGGATATCGATCCGGATATATTGTCTCTGCATGGAGATTTCTTGCAGATTGCCGAATATCATATTATCTGTCACGGCGGCAGTAAAAACCGGATCAGTAAAATTATAGACCGCAATCTGCGGTCTATTGAGGTAGACATTGGTGCGTCGGAAGCGCATAGGTGCCTTATTGATATGCACTTTCCCAAAATATATACTACTAATTTTGATGAAATGATTGAAATCGCTTTCCGGTATCATGGCGTGCCTTATTACCCCATTGCCACTCTTGACGATATTTTAGCCGCTCCGGACAATATGACTCAGATAGTCAAGTTCCACGGCACTCTGGATCTTGATGAAACGCTGGTGATCAGTGAAACGGATTACCATAACAGGCTGGACATGGAAGGCCCTCTGGATATTAAATTGCGCGCGGATTTGCTGGGCAAAACAGTGCTATTCTTGGGATATAGTTTCCGGGACCTTAATATACGGTACATGTGGAGCAAGCTTTTTAAAATAATGCAGGCGAATTGCAAGGCTTTTATGGTTACTATGAAGCCCAACTATGTGTTTGAAACGATATACGGTAAAAAAGGCATGAAGTTTATCTGTCTGGATTCGGATGATTTCTGTGCCGATTTTACTAAATTTATGGCGGATTTGCGCTGCCGGGTGCTAAAAGAATAAGCAGCCTGGCGAGAAATAAAGATACGTTTGCGGCGCTAAATACAGCACCTTAAAAGGATAAGTGTAATGAAGATGAAGGTGTTTTACAGTGGATGATAAACTTAGTCGTTGGAATCAGGTAAAGGAAGTATGCCTGAACTGCAGCGCTTGCCCGCTGGCGATTCGGCGTAACAATATGGTTTTCGGAGAAGGGGTGCTGGAGGCTCCGGTAATGTTTGTCGGGGAAGGCCCCGGGGAGCAGGAGGATTTGCGGGGGCGCCCATTTGTCGGCCCGGCGGGACAGCTGTTGGATCGGATGATGGCTGCTATCGATCTTAGCCGGGAAAAAAACGCCATCATCTGCAATATAGTAAAGTGCCGGCCGCCCGGCAACCGGGTGCCCACCCAGGAGGAGAGCGAAAAATGCCTGCCTTATTTGCGGGCCCAGGTGGATATAGTGCGGCCAAAGATCATAGTGTGCCTCGGGGCAACGGCGGTGCGGTATATTATTGGCCCCGAGGCGCGTATTACCAGGGTACGCGGGCAGTGGACGGAGCGCAAAGGGTTTTGGATTACCTCTACTTACCATCCCGCCGCATTGTTGCGTGACACTTCTCGCAAGACCGAAGCCTGGTCGGATTTGCAGTCCATTCGGGCCAAGCTGGTCGAGCTGGGTCTGGTATTTCCGGTCTCCGATCCGAATATATAAAATTATGGCATCGTAGGGGAGTGTTTGGTTTAAACTTAGACAGCACATGTCTTAAAACAATGAATATGCGGTATACAGCTGCCCTGTATGCTGCTTGCCCGCCAACTGCAGGTGGTATCAAATTCCTGCATCTATGGCTGTGCAAGGCTTGCTTATTTGTCTAACGCCGCCGTTTCCTGGGGTGTGGATTCCCTCACGCCGTCCTCACTTTTAAATAAATTTTCGTTTTGGCATGGTTCTTTTGACCAGGACGTAAGACCCTGTTGCTTGGCTTGTTGTAATAAGGCTATGTACTGCCTTTCACCGGCCTTAATTCTGTGCGCCGTGCAATCAATGAGGTTTTTATCACTAATAAAATCAAAATCACGCTGAGCTTGCTTCCAATTCCTACTGGCTGAATTAATGGCTTCCAGCAGCCCGGACGGCTTTCTTTTCAAAGGGGTCAGCCAGGTTAAAAAACGATCCCAATAGATGCTTTTCACATAACCACCTCCTAAAAATTAACTATATTATATAATTATGACAACGATTTGAGTTTAGCACAACCCCGTCTATCTTTTGAATAAAGACTTGCTATGACGCAAAGCATAAATAAAGCTTTGTAATTCCGTTTGATCGTGCCGTGAAAATTTGTATACGAGCGTACAACGGAATATACCCGGAGGTGGGTAAATGCGCAGGTCTGGATATAGCTGGTGCTTGAATCAAATAGCTGTTTTGCTGGTGGTTGCTCTGGGGGGGCTTTTGTTGACGTTGCCTGTGGGCTGCGTTAACCGGGAACCGCAGCGCAAGCCCGCTGAATCGCCCGTGAAGATAGCCTTTGCACTGGCTGATATGAACCGGGACGGCAATAAAACGATAAAAAAGGTAGTAGATGAGCAAAAAAAACAAGTTAATGCCGAGGTAACCTGGCTGGACGCCCGCAATGACCCCGCCGGGCAGCAAAAACAGCTGGGCGGGTTGGCTGATAAGCAAATTAAGGCGGTAGTGCTGCAGCCGGTTGACCCGGCAACAGCACAAGGTTTGATAGAAAAGCTGGCTCAGTCCGGAATTAAGGTAGTGGCTCTGGAGAATCTTCCTGTGAATACCCCGGTGGAGGGGTATATTGCCTCAGATCATGCCATGGTGGGGCATCTGCAGGCCCGTTTTGTGCTTGAGGCGATTAGCCGGGCTGCGGAAGCCCAAAGCGGTATGCAATTTACACCGCCGCAGGCCGGTACTATTATTCGGCCCGGTGATGAACAGAGCGAGTCTGCCCAGGGCGGGCAGTCGGGCGGGTCAAGCCGGGGGGACGGTGGGCAGCAGCAGGGCACCGGCCAAACGGGCGGCGGCGGGCGGCAGGAAGGAGGCTCCGGTCAGGGGAGTCCAAGCGGGCAAGCCATGGTTACCGGAGCGGTGGATTACAATGTAGTGGCTCAGTTGCCCCGGCAGCGTCCGCTGAATGTGGTGATATTGCAGGGGGAACCGAGTGATCAGATGGCACGGGATATTACCGCCGCCAATCGGGCGGATCTGCAGGGACGCCAGGATATCAAAATTGTGGAGGTTTACGAACATCCCCGCTGGGAAGCATCCGCCGTTTCCGCCAATCTGGCTGAGGTTATGGAGCGGGAAGGTCGTATTGATGTCATACTGGCCAACGATAGTAGTTTAGCAATGGCCGCGGTGGAGTTTCTAAAAACGGGCGGCTATGATAAAAGTGTTTTAACCGTGGGTGCCGGGGCTGATGAAAAATCTTCGCGGGGGTTGGTCAGCGGCGAGCATGATGCCGAGGTGGATCTGCAGCCCGAGATGCTGGGACAGTTTGCCCTGGAGGCGGCGGTGGGATTGGCGAAAAACGGCTACTGGCAGTACGGTGAGAAGGTGAATAACGGGGATTGCAGTGTGCCGGCCCGGATTGTGCCGGTGCGTCTGATTACCGCCAAGAATGCCTATTTGTTGGAAGAACGCTGGAAACAGTTAAAGAAAGCCCGGCAAGAAGCCGGTCAGCAGCAGGGACAGGCGCAGGGTGGACAAGGTGCCTGGCAGGGACAGGGCGGTGAGCAGGGACAGCAAGGAGGACAAAGCGGGCAAGGACAGCAAGGCCAGGGTGGTCAGCAGGGTCAAGGCGGTCAGCAAGGCGGACAGCAGGGCAAAACAATGCTGCGCATTACTACCCGGGACGGTAAGACAATGGAAGTGCAGATAGACGGTGAGGTTAAGAAGATAGAATCGGCAGGCCAACAAGGCGGCCAAGACGGTCAGCAGGAGGAGCAGGGCGGTCATCAGGGCGGCGGCCGGTAAAACTTGTATAATACAGGTTCGGCGATGTCTTACACGGCTTTGTTAATTTTCCATGCACGCAAGCGGCATGGATGACTATGGATGACTATGGAACAGTAATCGAGTCGCTCCTAAAAGAGCGGGCGATTTGTTTTACTGTTTTTTTGATGGTTATGAAGGATAAAAACGGGTTGGTTTTATCCTTGGGTAGTTCTTATGTCGTTACAGAATAGGCGTAAAATGCCGATAATATATTTATTAAAGAAATTCGGCAGGTGATTAAAATATGCGAGTTATGAAACGTGGTTTCGCAGTGCTAATTCTTTTTATGATGTCGGTATTTTTTGCCGTTGCTTTAACCGGGCAACCGGCCTCGGCCCGGTCCGGACCCGATGTGGATGATCATTTTCCGGGCGGAGGCCGCCGGGGAATTCCTGTTGGCGTAACTATTTGGATTGAATTTGACAGTCATATGGATAAGGATAGTATTATTGACGGTATAACGCTTCTGGACGAAGATAAGCGGGAGGTCTCCGGCAAGGTTAGCTATAACGACAAAACCTGCCGGGCGTATTTCAAACCGAGTAAATCCCTGGAATACGGTGCCCGGTACAGGGTAAAGCTATCCAATTCCATAGAAGACGTCGACGGTGATGAGTTGGGCTCTTACAGCTTCTATTTTAACACGGTAGACTATCCTGTTATGCTGGTCAACGGAATAGAAGTTCCGGAGTATGGTTTGGATGTAAACGTCAGCCCTGTGGATATAACCCTGGATGTGTCGGGTGCCGAAAAGGTTGTTTTTGGGTCCCGGGATCTGGAAAGGCGTGTTAATAATTATTATCTTGAGCATTATTCTTTAAAACAGGGGAGTAATAACTTATCTTTTAAGATTACTTATGAATATGAAGACGATAAAGGAAAAACTCGTGAGGAGTCGTTAACCTTTTCCAGAAAAGTAAACTTAGTCAACACGCTGGAAGAAGGGGCGGTTGTAACTCACGACCTGAGTAAGAGTAATAAAATCAGCTATTTTGATAAACAGTTTAATATTACTTTGCCCAGCGGCTTCTATCTGCAGCAGGATGGCGCGAATGCCGAAAGCCAGATGCTGGTGTTCAAAGCAGAGAGAATATATAACGTGCATGGTAACCCTGTCGTTAGTTACTTGTTTAACATAGCACATTTGTCTGATAAGGACAGTGGTTACACATCGGATAGCTTCAGAGATATTGTTAATCGTATTGAAGCCCCTCCCGGAGGCCGGGTTTCTTTGCCCGTGGATGCTGATTTAAGCGAGGTGGCTTACAGGACCTTGACGGTCTTTTATGATAAGTGCGACGGGATCTCCGGTAATTGGGTCAATTTGGGTGGCCAAACCGATGCTAAAAAGAAAACCATTACGGTACCCTTTAAGGGGTTGGGCAAGTATGTGGTGGTTAATAAAATGACGACCTTCAGAGATTACGAGGCTGCCGGTTCCGCACGCTTTCGTCTGGAGTATTTGTGGATCAGGGGAATATTGCTGCCCGCCGAAAATGCGCCCGCGGGGTATCTGGGACTGGTGGACCAAAATGGAGCTGCGGTTGGTATTAACCGGGGAGAATTTGTAGTTATGTTAAGCAAAGCGCTGGGTTTGGAATTTCCCGATCCATACGTGGGGCTGGGTATTTTCAGCGATGTTTATTATACAGGCGGAAACTCATATGGGCAAAACAAAAGCGGGAAATTTGTGCCTATACCAAGGGATAATGCCAAGTATATCGAAACGGCTGCTAAAAACGGCCTGCTCGAAGGAACCTTGCAGAAAGACGGACGTCTTGTTTTTCGATATTTTGATGCTTTGACCAGAGAACATGCCGCCAGGATGATTGCGGCGGCCTCAGGATTAAGTGTAGATATCATGGGCGGTCAGCAAACGCAGTTGACA
This genomic interval from Desulfoscipio sp. XC116 contains the following:
- a CDS encoding PDZ domain-containing protein — protein: MSWLFPFSDIFPMIIVNMEIMLREPIFWIVVVLIGLQYRRMNDLRESLYGMPLKSNWTEVGTAILFGLLGGILGSMLMVFIGVTLTGSGLMYIWPLAIFLMLINARFICFAYAGGILALSRLLFGFPQVNVSQVLALVAVLHMVESLLIFFSGHLGAVPAFFRGRDGRVVGGFTLQKFWPIPITALAFMAGIDVPPGSVDMPEWWPLIRPGAADVDDIVYTLIPVAAALGYGDMAIARSPRQKGRISAGYLALYSLLLLLLAVLSDRSWLLGVAAALFSPLGHELVIYIGRRLEMQDEPVHVPHPDGLALLDVIPESPAWRAGMRPGDLLVAVNGAPVHSRADLAAMLYIVNPPLQVDYVNRKGQRCRRELVPYHNKTNPLGILPVPEGNEQAALMDLSTAGPLGRWFTGFWRRPGK
- a CDS encoding CooT family nickel-binding protein, translated to MCEANAYLRKDGKDEIFMEMVDKVIPEADGLVLEDIFGRRKQIKARIAELALVDHRIILEKGQA
- a CDS encoding uracil-DNA glycosylase, coding for MDDKLSRWNQVKEVCLNCSACPLAIRRNNMVFGEGVLEAPVMFVGEGPGEQEDLRGRPFVGPAGQLLDRMMAAIDLSREKNAIICNIVKCRPPGNRVPTQEESEKCLPYLRAQVDIVRPKIIVCLGATAVRYIIGPEARITRVRGQWTERKGFWITSTYHPAALLRDTSRKTEAWSDLQSIRAKLVELGLVFPVSDPNI
- a CDS encoding SIR2 family protein — encoded protein: MVSYDKLVDELAQDIREKKIIPFVGAGLSRNLGLPEWEVLMARVAEDLDIDPDILSLHGDFLQIAEYHIICHGGSKNRISKIIDRNLRSIEVDIGASEAHRCLIDMHFPKIYTTNFDEMIEIAFRYHGVPYYPIATLDDILAAPDNMTQIVKFHGTLDLDETLVISETDYHNRLDMEGPLDIKLRADLLGKTVLFLGYSFRDLNIRYMWSKLFKIMQANCKAFMVTMKPNYVFETIYGKKGMKFICLDSDDFCADFTKFMADLRCRVLKE
- a CDS encoding DUF2508 family protein, which encodes MKSIYWDRFLTWLTPLKRKPSGLLEAINSASRNWKQAQRDFDFISDKNLIDCTAHRIKAGERQYIALLQQAKQQGLTSWSKEPCQNENLFKSEDGVRESTPQETAALDK
- a CDS encoding non-canonical purine NTP pyrophosphatase, with product MLKPMRFVTGNRQKIMEYEQLLAPHRFIPVRLNVREPQGDNQREVVRGKVLLAFAEKRACLFVDHTGLSVESLNDLPGGMTREIWGQLGMSGFLRLMQCETSRRATVRTIVGYCNGRRIYIFEADMQGVIATEPDGPTETWECLFIPDGCATSLAAMSLAEKLQISARGRAAQKFKEFLSRQAVRAW
- a CDS encoding substrate-binding domain-containing protein — encoded protein: MRRSGYSWCLNQIAVLLVVALGGLLLTLPVGCVNREPQRKPAESPVKIAFALADMNRDGNKTIKKVVDEQKKQVNAEVTWLDARNDPAGQQKQLGGLADKQIKAVVLQPVDPATAQGLIEKLAQSGIKVVALENLPVNTPVEGYIASDHAMVGHLQARFVLEAISRAAEAQSGMQFTPPQAGTIIRPGDEQSESAQGGQSGGSSRGDGGQQQGTGQTGGGGRQEGGSGQGSPSGQAMVTGAVDYNVVAQLPRQRPLNVVILQGEPSDQMARDITAANRADLQGRQDIKIVEVYEHPRWEASAVSANLAEVMEREGRIDVILANDSSLAMAAVEFLKTGGYDKSVLTVGAGADEKSSRGLVSGEHDAEVDLQPEMLGQFALEAAVGLAKNGYWQYGEKVNNGDCSVPARIVPVRLITAKNAYLLEERWKQLKKARQEAGQQQGQAQGGQGAWQGQGGEQGQQGGQSGQGQQGQGGQQGQGGQQGGQQGKTMLRITTRDGKTMEVQIDGEVKKIESAGQQGGQDGQQEEQGGHQGGGR
- a CDS encoding S-layer homology domain-containing protein: MRVMKRGFAVLILFMMSVFFAVALTGQPASARSGPDVDDHFPGGGRRGIPVGVTIWIEFDSHMDKDSIIDGITLLDEDKREVSGKVSYNDKTCRAYFKPSKSLEYGARYRVKLSNSIEDVDGDELGSYSFYFNTVDYPVMLVNGIEVPEYGLDVNVSPVDITLDVSGAEKVVFGSRDLERRVNNYYLEHYSLKQGSNNLSFKITYEYEDDKGKTREESLTFSRKVNLVNTLEEGAVVTHDLSKSNKISYFDKQFNITLPSGFYLQQDGANAESQMLVFKAERIYNVHGNPVVSYLFNIAHLSDKDSGYTSDSFRDIVNRIEAPPGGRVSLPVDADLSEVAYRTLTVFYDKCDGISGNWVNLGGQTDAKKKTITVPFKGLGKYVVVNKMTTFRDYEAAGSARFRLEYLWIRGILLPAENAPAGYLGLVDQNGAAVGINRGEFVVMLSKALGLEFPDPYVGLGIFSDVYYTGGNSYGQNKSGKFVPIPRDNAKYIETAAKNGLLEGTLQKDGRLVFRYFDALTREHAARMIAAASGLSVDIMGGQQTQLTLSKKFKDYQAIAPALQPYVLAAVEKGYMQGFDDYTFRPAQKMTRIEAAVLVYDIMEKNKLL
- a CDS encoding S41 family peptidase; amino-acid sequence: MNGYRYKSGGTVSRWLTVLAIVFFVLFVLAGSVISSNYKHIGNLIKVISLVRTQYIDPVQATSLVDGAMRGIVESLEDPYSVYLDPQTFKRLQEQISGSFGGLGILVGVDKEEFLTVVRVYDNTPAAEEGVRVGDIIVGIDGRDVQGLDLETAITLMRGPVDSKIKVSVAREGHPEPIEFDITRREISVPSVEGRMLTNSSIGYVTVSQFNEKTPDEMLQVLANLRDHGMRGIVLDLRDNPGGELIAATQVADNFIPKGPIVYIDYRTGTEDVKDADDNYLRLPLAVLVNGGSASAAEILAGAVKDTEVGVLVGTRTFGKGIVQTVFTLDNDAGLKLTTAHYLTPKKKDIHKKGIAPDVVVENLPDQPGDEQLDKAVELVKRKL